One region of Gorilla gorilla gorilla isolate KB3781 chromosome 13, NHGRI_mGorGor1-v2.1_pri, whole genome shotgun sequence genomic DNA includes:
- the ZBTB43 gene encoding zinc finger and BTB domain-containing protein 43 produces the protein MEPGTNSFRVEFPDFSSTILQKLNQQRQQGQLCDVSIVVQGHIFRAHKAVLAASSPYFCDQVLLKNSRRIVLPDVMNPRVFENILLSSYTGRLVMPAPEIVSYLTAASFLQMWHVVDKCTEVLEGNPTVLCQKLNHGSDHQSPSSSSYNGLVESFELGSGGHTDFPKAQELRDGENEEESTKDELSSQLTEHEYLPSNSSTEHDRLSTEMASQDGEEGASDSAEFHYTRPMYSKPSIMAHKRWIHVKPERLEQACEGMDVHATYDEHQVTESINTVQTEHTVQPSGVEEDFHIGEKKVEAEFDEQADESNYDEQVDFYGSSMEEFSGERSDGNLIGHRQEAALAAGYSENIEMVTGIKEEASHLGFSATDKLYPCQCGKSFTHKSQRDRHMSMHLGLRPYGCGVCGKKFKMKHHLVGHMKIHTGIKPYECNICAKRFMWRDSFHRHVTSCTKSYEAAKAEQNTTEAN, from the coding sequence ATGGAGCCTGGAACAAACTCTTTTCGGGTAGAATTTCCtgatttttccagcaccattctACAGAAACTGAACCAGCAGCGCCAGCAAGGACAATTATGTGACGTCTCCATTGTTGTCCAAGGCCACATTTTCCGGGCACACAAAGCCGTTCTTGCTGCCAGTTCACCCTACTTTTGTGACCAGGTACTCCTGAAAAACAGCAGGAGAATTGTTTTGCCTGATGTGATGAACCCAAGAGTGTTTGAGAACATTCTCCTATCTAGTTACACAGGACGTCTAGTAATGCCCGCTCCAGAAATTGTTAGTTACTTGACAGCGGCAAGCTTCCTCCAGATGTGGCATGTGGTAGACAAATGCACTGAAGTTTTAGAGGGAAACCCTACAGTCCTTTGTCAGAAGCTAAATCATGGCAGTGACCACCAGTCACCAAGCAGCAGTAGTTATAATGGCCTGGTAGAGAGCTTTGAGCTGGGCTCTGGGGGTCATACTGATTTTCCCAAAGCCCAAGAACTGAGAGATGGTGAAAATGAAGAGGAGAGCACCAAAGACGAGCTGTCATCCCAGCTCACCGAGCACGAATACCTGCCCAGCAACTCGTCCACAGAGCATGACCGCCTGAGCACGGAAATGGCAAGCCAGGATGGGGAGGAGGGCGCCAGCGACAGCGCCGAGTTCCACTACACCCGGCCCATGTACAGCAAGCCCAGCATCATGGCTCACAAACGCTGGATCCACGTGAAGCCCGAGCGCTTAGAACAGGCTTGCGAGGGCATGGATGTGCACGCGACCTACGACGAGCACCAGGTCACAGAGTCCATCAACACCGTGCAGACAGAGCACACAGTGCAGCCTTCGGGAGTGGAGGAGGACTTCCACATCGGGGAGAAGAAAGTGGAAGCTGAGTTTGATGAACAGGCTGATGAAAGCAATTATGATGAGCAGGTGGATTTCTATGGCTCTTCCATGGAAGAGTTTTCCGGAGAGAGGTCAGATGGGAATCTAATTGGGCACAGACAGGAGGCTGCCCTCGCAGCAGGCTACAGTGAGAATATTGAAATGGTAACAGGGATTAAAGAAGAAGCTTCCCACTTAGGATTCTCAGCCACCGACAAGCTGTATCCTTGTCAGTGTGGGAAAAGTTTCACTCACAAGAGTCAGAGAGATCGGCACATGAGCATGCACCTCGGTCTTCGGCCTTACGGCTGTGGGGTCTGCGGTAAGAAATTCAAAATGAAGCACCATCTCGTGGGCCACATGAAAATTCACACAGGCATAAAGCCGTATGAGTGTAATATCTGTGCAAAGAGGTTTATGTGGAGGGACAGTTTCCACCGGCATGTGACTTCTTGTACTAAGTCCTACGAAGCTGCAAAGGCTGAGCAGAATACAACTGAGGCTAACTAA